One Ovis aries strain OAR_USU_Benz2616 breed Rambouillet chromosome 4, ARS-UI_Ramb_v3.0, whole genome shotgun sequence DNA window includes the following coding sequences:
- the ZNF786 gene encoding zinc finger protein 786 → MPVSSSVHRARAGPAGRSGARGRHGGGAAGPPGAWLGGSPVGHLVGPRGPMAEPAPLPLTFEDVAIYFSEQEWQNLEAWQKELYKQVMRANYEILLSLDNGLPKPELISWIEQGRELFKKWGESQESRNIIFSAADLHFDPVIEGQSFSVSGNQRAVSSEKAHYYFQVDPLQSHRSCEPLSEKSEDVSFRPDQAVALVNPQRHNTWAPLPAVHSSREPIQRDRIASPRALGLPGFQKTASGEGLQQSCAFCGESFCNENLLERHQGSHLKAWKKLSKQPEAQQPRSQTHFRCPGCGRGFRRKPSLLGSLAVRAEEGHLLGLESGETCGRRLTLSRPPPYAGCIESASRAPPGVERPVSPREGAGAASERAELPPSSNLAAQECGRWAGEPEALKPGPGGERPCSFGTCSRRPSQRCGLSDHSHLHSAERPCRCAECGRAFRQCGRLRLHRQPPSHEPPCSGPECRLGFRLRSPLRAHGLRHGGDRPLACGECGRGFAHPCKLREHLRVHSGERPFGCAECGKSFRLKGILKAHERTHSRERPFQCAECGRGFTRPSKLAEHFRVHSGERPFGCSDCGRRFRLQGQLRSHRRLHTGERPFPCPDCGKSYRVKADLKAHQLLHGGPMPFSCECGKGFAKQSKLVEHVRTHTGEKPFQCPQCDKRFRLKAQLLSHQGLHSGERPFRCPECDKNFRERGHMLRHQRIHRPDRPFACADCGKGFIYKSKLAEHVRVHTKSCRVRREPDVKKRLSQLFAMIEADWS, encoded by the exons ATGCCTGTGAGTTCCAGCGTGCACCGCGCCCGGGCCGGGCCTGCGGGTCGGAGCGGAGCGCGAGGCCGGCACGGGGGAGGTGCCGCGGGGCCACCAGGAGCTTGGCTTGGCGGTAGCCCGGTCGGGCACCTGGTGGGACCGCGAGGGCCCATGGCCGAGCCGGCTCCG TTACCTCTGACTTTTGAGGATGTGGCCATTTATTTCTCAGAGCAAGAATGGCAGAATCTAGAGGCATGGCAGAAGGAGCTTTACAAGCAAGTAATGAGAGCCAATTATGAGATTCTCCTCTCTCTAG ATAATGGACTTCCCAAACCAGAACTAATATCCTGGATTGAGCAGGGGAGAGAGCTCTTTAAGAAATGGGGAGAATCACAGGAATCAAGAAACATAATTTTCTCCGCTGCTGATTTGCATTTTGATCCAGTTATCGAAGGACAGTCATTTTCAG TTTCAGGAAACCAACGAGCTGTGAGTTCAGAAAAAGCTCATTACTATTTCCAAGTAGATCCTCTTCAGAGCCACCGTTCCTGtgaacccttatcagaaaaaagtgAAGATGTTTCCTTCAGGCCTGACCAAGCCGTCGCCCTCGTGAACCCACAGAGACATAACACTTGGGCTCCGCTCCCAGCGGTCCACAGCTCCAGGGAACCCATCCAAAGAGATAGAATCGCCAGCCCTAGGGCCCTGGGTCTCCCAGGCTTCCAGAAAACCGCCTCAGGGGAGGGCCTCCAGCAGTCTTGTGCCTTTTGTGGGGAAAGCTTTTGTAATGAGAACCTCTTAGAGCGGCACCAGGGGAGTCACTTGAAGGCCTGGAAGAAACTCAGCAAACAACCTGAGGCGCAGCAGCCTCGGAGCCAGACTCACTTCCGCTGCCCGGGATGTGGGCGGGGTTTCCGCCGGAAGCCAAGCTTACTTGGCTCCCTGGCGGTCCGGGCTGAGGAGGGCCACCTGCTGGGCCTCGAAAGTGGAGAAACGTGTGGCCGCCGCCTGACGCTGTCAAGGCCGCCTCCGTACGCCGGTTGTATCGAGAGTGCCTCCCGGGCCCCTCCGGGCGTGGAGAGGCCAGTCTCCCCGAGAGAGGGCGCCGGGGCGGCCTCTGAGCGGGCCGAGCTCCCTCCGAGCTCGAACCTGGCTGCTCAGGAGTGTGGCCGCTGGGCTGGGGAGCCGGAGGCCCTCAAGCCTGGTCCCGGAGGGGAGAGGCCGTGCTCCTTTGGTACGTGCAGCCGGCGTCCCTCCCAGCGGTGCGGCCTCTCCGATCACTCCCATCTGCACAGCGCGGAGCGGCCCTGCCGGTGCGCCGAGTGCGGTCGGGCCTTCCGCCAATGCGGGCGGCTGCGGCTCCACCGGCAGCCGCCCTCGCACGAGCCGCCCTGCTCAGGCCCGGAGTGCCGCCTGGGCTTTCGCCTGAGGAGCCCGCTGCGGGCCCACGGGCTGCGGCACGGAGGTGACAGGCCGCTGGCGTGTGGCGAGTGCGGCCGCGGCTTCGCCCATCCGTGCAAGCTGCGCGAGCACCTGCGGGTGCACAGCGGCGAGCGGCCCTTCGGCTGTGCCGAATGCGGCAAGAGCTTCCGCCTCAAAGGCATCCTGAAGGCGCACGAGCGCACGCACAGCCGCGAGCGGCCCTTCCAGTGCGCCGAGTGCGGCCGGGGCTTCACGCGGCCGTCCAAGCTGGCTGAGCACTTCCGCGTGCACAGCGGCGAGCGGCCCTTTGGCTGTTCGGACTGCGGCCGCCGCTTCCGCCTCCAGGGGCAGCTGCGGAGCCACCGGCGCCTGCACACCGGCGAGAGGCCCTTCCCGTGCCCCGACTGTGGTAAGAGCTACCGCGTAAAGGCCGACCTGAAGGCGCACCAGCTGCTGCATGGCGGCCCGATGCCCTTCTCCTGTGAATGCGGCAAGGGCTTCGCCAAGCAGTCCAAGCTCGTGGAGCACGTCCGGACGCACACAGGCGAGAAGCCCTTCCAGTGTCCACAGTGCGACAAGCGCTTCCGCTTGAAGGCGCAGCTGCTCAGCCACCAGGGCCTGCACAGCGGGGAGAGGCCTTTCCGCTGCCCCGAGTGCGACAAAAACTTCCGGGAAAGGGGCCACATGCTCCGGCACCAGCGCATCCACCGGCCCGACCGGCCGTTTGCCTGTGCAGACTGCGGCAAGGGCTTCATTTACAAGTCGAAACTGGCCGAACACGTGCGAGTGCACACGAAATCCTGCCGTGTCCGCAGAGAGCCTGACGTTAAGAAAAGGCTCAGCCAGCTGTTTGCGATGATCGAGGCCGACTGGAGTTGA